In Oryza sativa Japonica Group chromosome 3, ASM3414082v1, one DNA window encodes the following:
- the LOC4331500 gene encoding trans-cinnamate:CoA ligase, peroxisomal yields the protein MEQLPKRPANYVPLSPVGFLPRANAVYGDRTSVIYGRVRFTWSQTYARCRRLASSLLSLGVRNHDVVSVLAPNVPAMYEMHFAVPMAGAVLNTINTRLDARAVAGILRHSEAKVFFVDYQYVRLASDALQIVADEGRHVPLVAVIDDIDVPTGVRLGELEYEGLVARGDPAAELPSLADEWDAVTLNYTSGTTSAPKGVVYSHRGAYLSTMSLLMSWVVGDEPVYLWTLPMFHCNGWTFTWGMAARGGVNVCIRDARAADIYRAIARHGVTHLCCAPVVFNILLEGGEAAAKQLAAPVHVLTGGAPPPAALLERVERIGFRVTHAYGLTEATGPALACEWRAQWDRLPLPERARLKSRQGVSVLSLADADVKDAKTMARVPRDGKTVGEIVLRGSSIMKGYLNNPEANSDAFKGEWFLTGDVGVVHADGYIEIKDRSKDVIISGGENICSKEVEEVLFQHPAVADAAVVAMPHPHWGETPCAFVVARDKAAGVCEDDVVAFCRKHMARFMVPKKVVVYDAIPRNGNGKVEKNLLREAAKKLAPAAVPAQKTKVKTTTTTVGGRRGEHPVAHVMAVSRL from the exons ATGGAGCAGCTTCCCAAGCGCCCGGCGAACTACGTGCCACTGAGCCCTGTGGGGTTCCTGCCGCGCGCCAATGCCGTCTACGGCGACCGCACCTCCGTCATCTACGGCCGCGTCCGCTTCACCTGGAGCCAGACCtacgcccgctgccgccgcctcgcctcctccctcctctccctcggcgTCCGCAACCACGACGTC GTGTCGGTTTTGGCGCCGAACGTGCCGGCAATGTACGAGATGCACTTCGCGGTGCCGATGGCCGGGGCGGTGCTCAACACCATCAACACGCGGCTCGACgcgagggcggtggcgggcATCCTGCGGCACTCCGAGGCCAAGGTGTTCTTCGTCGACTACCAGTACGTGCGCCTCGCCAGCGACGCGCTCCAGATCGTCGCCGACGAGGGGAGGCACGtcccgctcgtcgccgtcatCGACGACATTGACGTGCCCACCGGCGTCCGCCTCGGCGAGCTCGAGTACGAGGGGCTGGTCGCCCGTGGCGACCCCGCCGCCGAGCTGCCCAGCCTCGCCGACGAGTGGGACGCCGTCACGCTCAACTACACGTCGGGCACCACGTCGGCGCCCAAGGGCGTGGTGTACAGCCACCGCGGCGCGTACCTGAGCACCATGAGCTTGCTCATGTCGTGGGTCGTCGGCGACGAGCCGGTGTACCTGTGGACGCTGCCCATGTTCCACTGCAACGGGTGGACCTTCACCTGGGGCAtggcagcgcgcggcggcgtcaaCGTCTGCATCCgcgacgcgcgcgccgcggaCATCTACCGCGCCATCGCGCGCCACGGCGTCACCCACCTGTGCTGCGCGCCGGTGGTGTTCAACATCCTGCtcgagggcggcgaggcggcggcgaagcagctCGCGGCCCCGGTCCACGTGCTCACCGGCggggcgccaccgccggccgccctccTCGAGCGCGTCGAGCGGATCGGCTTCCGCGTGACGCACGCGTACGGGCTCACCGAGGCCACCGGCCCGGCGCTGGCGTGCGAGTGGCGCGCGCAGTGGGACCGCCTGCCGCTGCCGGAGCGCGCGCGGCTCAAGTCCCGGCAGGGCGTCAGCGTCCTGtccctcgccgacgccgacgtcaaGGACGCCAAGACGATGGCGAGAGTGCCGCGCGACGGCAAGACCGTCGGCGAGATCGTGCTCCGCGGCAGCAGCATCATGAAGGGCTACCTCAACAACCCGGAGGCGAACAGCGACGCCTTCAAGGGCGAGTGGTTCCTGAccggcgacgtcggcgtcgtGCACGCCGACGGCTACATCGAGATCAAGGACAGGTCCAAGGACGTGATCATCAGCGGCGGCGAGAACATCTGCagcaaggaggtggaggaggtgctGTTCCAgcaccccgccgtcgccgacgcggcGGTGGTCGCCATGCCGCACCCGCACTGGGGCGAGACGCCGTGCGCGTTCGTCGTGGCGAGGGACAAGGCGGCCGGGGTGTGCGAGGACGACGTCGTCGCGTTCTGCCGCAAGCACATGGCGCGGTTCATGGTGCCCAAGAAGGTGGTCGTCTACGACGCCATCCCGAGGAACGGCAACGGCAAGGTCGAGAAGAACTTGCTCCGGGAGGCGGCCAAGAAGCTGGCGCCGGCGGCCGTGCCGGCGCAGAAGACGaaggtgaagacgacgacgacgacggtcggcggccgccgcggcgagcaccCGGTGGCGCATGTCATGGCCGTGTCAAGGCTTTAG
- the LOC4331501 gene encoding defensin-like protein precursor, translated as MEASRKVFSAMLLMVLLLAATGEMGGPVMVAEARTCESQSHRFKGPCARKANCASVCNTEGFPDGYCHGVRRRCMCTKPCP; from the exons ATGGAGGCTTCACGCAAGGTGTTCTCGGCCATGCTTCTCATGGTGCTGCTGCTTGCAGCCACTG GTGAGATGGGCGGGCCGGTGATGGTGGCGGAGGCTCGGACGTGCGAGTCGCAGAGCCACCGGTTCAAGGGCCCGTGCGCCCGCAAGGCGAACTGCGCCAGCGTATGCAACACGGAGGGCTTCCCCGACGGCTACTGCCacggcgtccgccgccgctgcatgtGCACCAAGCCCTGCCCCTGA